One stretch of Chitinophaga pendula DNA includes these proteins:
- a CDS encoding BlaI/MecI/CopY family transcriptional regulator, with amino-acid sequence MNNGKHIKPTESELEILSIVWERGPSTVREVHEILEKSKDAGYTTTLKLMQIMHEKGLLTRDTSSKTHIYLAAISKERTQRQLLDRMIDTVFNGSASQLVMQALGHHQSSSEELEKIKQYLKDIEHKK; translated from the coding sequence ATGAATAACGGGAAGCATATAAAACCCACGGAGAGTGAGTTGGAGATATTGTCTATTGTATGGGAAAGGGGGCCTAGTACGGTCAGGGAGGTGCATGAGATATTGGAAAAGAGTAAGGATGCCGGCTATACTACTACATTGAAGCTGATGCAGATCATGCATGAGAAGGGTTTATTAACCCGTGATACCAGTAGTAAAACGCATATTTATTTGGCAGCTATCTCCAAGGAGCGTACGCAACGTCAGTTGCTGGACAGGATGATAGATACGGTGTTTAACGGGTCTGCGTCGCAGTTGGTGATGCAGGCGTTGGGGCATCATCAGTCGTCATCGGAGGAGTTGGAGAAGATCAAACAATATCTGAAAGATATCGAACACAAGAAATAA
- a CDS encoding sterol desaturase family protein, producing MLELIHYAIPGFVILITAEVIFTVVEKRDLYETKDAISSIAMGLGNVFIGLFTKAIIFAIYSFVYQYRLFTLGFSWWVWIVCFFADDLTYYWFHRGSHTVRFFWASHVIHHSSRKYNLATALRQTWTGNLTGTFLFWLWMPLLGFHPAMVLSMQAISLIYQFWIHTEAIYKFPRWVELIFNTPSHHRVHHASDIKYLDKNHAGILIIWDRFFGTFQEEEERPVYGLTKNIHTYNPLRIATHEWAAIWRDLRRAGSFRNAWHYLFNAPGWSHDNSTQTTRQLRKQLRS from the coding sequence ATGTTAGAACTGATCCATTATGCCATACCAGGGTTTGTAATATTGATCACGGCGGAAGTGATCTTTACGGTAGTGGAGAAGCGGGACCTATATGAGACTAAAGATGCGATAAGCAGTATTGCGATGGGGCTGGGGAATGTTTTTATCGGGTTGTTTACCAAGGCGATCATTTTTGCTATCTATAGTTTTGTATATCAGTACCGGCTTTTTACGCTCGGTTTTTCCTGGTGGGTGTGGATCGTTTGTTTTTTTGCGGATGATCTGACCTATTACTGGTTTCACCGCGGCAGTCACACGGTTCGTTTTTTCTGGGCATCGCATGTGATCCATCATTCTTCCCGCAAGTATAACCTGGCCACTGCTTTACGGCAGACCTGGACAGGTAATCTGACTGGTACTTTCCTGTTTTGGTTATGGATGCCGTTGTTGGGTTTTCACCCTGCGATGGTATTGAGTATGCAGGCGATCAGTCTTATTTACCAGTTCTGGATACATACGGAGGCGATCTATAAATTTCCGCGTTGGGTGGAGCTTATTTTTAATACTCCCAGTCATCACCGGGTGCATCATGCTTCTGATATCAAGTACCTGGACAAGAACCATGCGGGTATCTTGATCATATGGGACCGGTTCTTTGGCACTTTCCAGGAGGAGGAAGAGCGGCCTGTGTACGGACTCACTAAAAACATCCATACCTATAATCCGTTGCGGATCGCAACACATGAGTGGGCAGCGATCTGGCGGGATTTGCGCCGGGCCGGCTCTTTCCGTAATGCCTGGCATTATCTCTTTAATGCGCCGGGCTGGAGCCATGACAATAGTACGCAGACCACGCGGCAATTGCGGAAGCAGCTCCGTTCCTGA
- a CDS encoding DUF4249 domain-containing protein, whose product MKKTLLIILAFAGVFTACEDPIDVKVPAGKSYPVLDAWITNVKGPQYINLTQSVPYLDQSPAPVISDATITLYDITAGKTYPFAYANGKYSYDPGAANTIGVIGHAYMLKVQYKGELFEAYDTIRRVPPIDSITYEFKKDGESTSGKEGYYARWHATDPEGRYDYYWIRSYRNSMDNRLRDLYSVDGSYAEDISDGFRFITPLSESITDYDKPFKQKEKVIVRLRSLTKGSFEFLKHVENQLNNGGLFARVLENVKSNMVNKSANGKERILGYFGTSGEVVAEKTIQ is encoded by the coding sequence ATGAAAAAGACGTTGCTCATTATATTAGCCTTTGCCGGTGTGTTCACCGCCTGCGAAGATCCCATAGATGTAAAAGTGCCTGCCGGCAAATCTTATCCGGTGCTGGATGCATGGATAACCAATGTTAAAGGGCCTCAGTACATTAATCTGACTCAATCCGTTCCTTACCTGGATCAGTCGCCGGCGCCGGTTATCAGCGATGCGACGATTACCTTGTATGATATAACGGCTGGTAAGACCTATCCCTTTGCCTATGCCAATGGTAAATATAGTTATGATCCGGGCGCAGCTAACACTATCGGTGTGATAGGGCATGCTTATATGCTAAAGGTGCAGTACAAGGGCGAATTGTTTGAAGCCTATGATACGATCAGACGTGTGCCTCCTATTGATTCTATCACTTATGAGTTTAAAAAGGACGGGGAATCGACCAGCGGTAAGGAAGGGTATTATGCCCGGTGGCATGCTACCGATCCGGAAGGCCGTTATGATTACTACTGGATACGTTCTTACCGTAACAGTATGGACAACCGTCTGCGGGACTTGTATTCAGTAGATGGATCTTATGCAGAAGATATATCTGACGGGTTCCGGTTTATTACGCCGCTGAGCGAATCTATCACGGATTATGATAAACCATTTAAGCAAAAAGAGAAGGTGATTGTAAGATTACGTTCATTGACAAAGGGAAGTTTTGAATTCCTCAAACACGTGGAGAATCAGCTGAATAATGGCGGGTTGTTTGCGCGTGTACTGGAGAATGTCAAGAGTAATATGGTCAATAAATCAGCCAATGGCAAGGAGCGTATCCTGGGCTACTTCGGAACTTCGGGTGAGGTAGTGGCAGAAAAGACAATTCAGTAA